GCCTTAAGCCAGATTCTTCGTCCGCCGGAGGCGGAATCAGAATGACAATTCCCAAGTCGTCGTGTTGATAGTCATTCGGCCCGTCTGCTTGCTCTGGGCCGTTCAACCGTCTACTATCCCTTCGTTCCGCTATGTTCCACGGGGGGGAGGTATCTGCTATGTATGTCGCTGCAATTGTTTTGGCGATTGCCCTTGCAGGCACGCTGTATTTCGACCACGCGGGCAAGCCCGTGATTTCCGGGGTCTGCAAGATGATTGCATCCACCGCATTCATGGCAGCGGCGTGGATCGGCGGGGCGATGGACTCGTTCTACGGCAAGGCCATCTTTGTGGGTCTCTTTCTATCGTGGTGGGGCGACCTCCTGCTCATCTTCAAGGACAAGCGGCCCTTTCTGGCTGGTCTGGTGGCGTTTCTCGCGGCGCACCTTGCGTATATCGCCGCGTTCTTTGGACGAGGCGTCCATCCGTTTGGCGCGGCCATGGCGGTTGTCGTTCTCATGCCGTTCGTGTGGATCATCGTCCGCTGGCTGAAGCCGCATCTGTCCACCGAAATGAAAGGGCCGGTTTACGCCTACATGGTGGTCATTTCGTCCATGTTGGTGTTGTCGGTGGGAGCATGGCGCGCGGGCGGCGCGTTGTTGATCCCGTGCGGTGCGCTTGCTTTCTACCTTTCGGATCTGTCGGTCGCCAAGGAGCGCTTCGTGTCTCCCGGGTACCTGAACCGCCTGTGGGGGTTGCCCATGTATTTCCTGGGGCAGATCCTCCTGGCCTTCAGCATCGCTTCGAGCACATAAAAAGCTACTTCAACCAGCGATCCAGCCACGCAATCGCGTCGTCCTGTGCGGGCACCTTGAACGAATGAGGTTCGTCATAGTACTTGCACAGAAAGTGGTCGCGCGCCCCCATCTTTTCGTAGACCTCGGCGAGCTTGTGCTCGGCATCCCCCATGCCCTGAAGCGTAAACAGGATATCCTTGTTGCAGTTGATAACCATGAGCGGCCTGGGCGCATTGAGCGAAGCAACGTCGGGCAAATCCAA
This DNA window, taken from Candidatus Hydrogenedentota bacterium, encodes the following:
- a CDS encoding lysoplasmalogenase — translated: MYVAAIVLAIALAGTLYFDHAGKPVISGVCKMIASTAFMAAAWIGGAMDSFYGKAIFVGLFLSWWGDLLLIFKDKRPFLAGLVAFLAAHLAYIAAFFGRGVHPFGAAMAVVVLMPFVWIIVRWLKPHLSTEMKGPVYAYMVVISSMLVLSVGAWRAGGALLIPCGALAFYLSDLSVAKERFVSPGYLNRLWGLPMYFLGQILLAFSIASST